Genomic window (Salvelinus fontinalis isolate EN_2023a chromosome 3, ASM2944872v1, whole genome shotgun sequence):
TGCCACCAGGAACTTCCCAGAACTGGAGAACTTTAGACTGTTGACAAAACCATTCTACAAGAGAGGAAACCGAATATGCTGtattgaaaatacatatttttttagcgCAGAACACTCTTACTAGGCAATTCCTCATACATATATAGGCGATATAAATAGGCCCAATGCTTAATGTTTGAATTATAGCCAATGGTGCTACCCACATATTGCTATGCTACACAACGCACGGTGTATTAGGTATGGAGCAGTGTAGCTGGGACTTGCTTACCACAGGGATGCTGAAGAGAGGCTCCAGATGACGGAACCCCTGACCACATTTCCACAGCTGCACTTTAGAGTTGTGGGAACCTGCAGAGTGACGAGACAACCGGTGTTCAATTACAACAGCATCAATTGGACATGTAAATATTAGCGGTCAATTGCGAATTCAGGTCCAAGTCTGCTATGAATGTGTGCACTAATACAGAGCATGCTGATATTCCCACGCACACTGCGTCGATTTACAGTATGCATTATAGCAAGGGGGTGGAAGTTTCAGGCTGATTGTCAGATAACTCACACAGGGTGTGTGTATAGAAGAGACAGTGTATAGCAAGGTTGGTGAATATGACTCTCACAGCCGAGGCAACTTGCCAATAGTGTATACACCAAGCACTGCAAGaactgagtgtacaaaccatTAAGAACACcgtctctttccatgacagactgaccaggggaaagctatgatcccttactgaagtcacttgataaatccacttcaaatcagtgtagatgaaagggaggagacaggttacaggacttacagttaaagtcggatgtttacatacaattagtttggagtcattaaaacttgtttttcaaccatttcacaaatttcttattaaactataattttggcaagtcggttaggacatctactttgtgcatgacacaagtcatttttccaacaattgtttacagacagattatttcacttatcattcactgtatcacaattccagtgggtcagaagtttacatacactaagttgactgtgcctttaaacagcttggaaaattgcagaaaattatgtcatggctttagaagcttctgataggctaattgacatcatttgagtcgattggaggtgtacctgtggatgcatttcaaggcctaccttcaaactcagtgcctctttacttgacatcatgggaaaatcaaaagaaatcagccaagacctcagaaaaagaattgtagatctccacaagtttggttcatccttgggagcaatttccaaacacctgaagataccacgttcatctgtacaaacaatagtacgcaagtaaaaacaccgtgggaccacgcagccgtcataccgctcaggaaggagacgcatcctgtctcctagagatgaatgtacattggtcgaaaagtgcaaatcaatgccagaacagcaaaggaccttgtgaagatgctggaggaaacaggtacaaaagtatctatatccacagtaaaacaagtcctatttcgacatacccgaaaggccactcagcaaggaagaagccactgcgccAAAACcagatctgtcaggaggaatgggccaaaatttacccaacctattgtaggaagcttgtggaaggcgacccgaaatgtttgacccaatttaaaggcaatgctaccaaatacgaattgagtgcaTGTAACCCTCTGACCCActcggaatgtgatgaaataaataaaagctgaaataaatccttctctactatttttctgacatttcacattcttaaaataaagtggtgatcctaactgacctaaaaagggaatttttactatgaataaatgtcaggaattgtgaagaagtgagtttaaatgtatttggctaaggtgtatgtaaacttccgacttcaactgtataagccttgagacaattgagacatggatggtgtatgtgtgctattcagagagtgaatgggctacacaaaatatttaaatgcctttgaatggtgtatggtagttggtgccaggtgcaccggtttgtgtcaagaactgcaacgctgctgttcatttttttttttttacactcaacagtttcctgtgtgtatcaactatggttcaccacccaaaggacatccagccaacttggaacaactgtgggaagtattggagtcaacatgggtcaggaTTCCTGTGCAACGCTTGACACCTTGtacagtccatgccctgacaaattgagccTGTTCTGAGAGAACAGGGGTAACacctattaggaaggtgttcctaatgtttggtatactcagatATAACTTATATTCAACAATCAATATACACTATGTCAGAACAATCAAAAAATAACCTTAATTATAACAGTTTTAACTTTGACAACTCAATATTCGGAAAGagttaatgttttgtaaactcagtgtagaTCCGTGTTATAAAGCTGGTGACTCTCACAGCCGTTGGTACCTGAGGCTACGGTGTCAGAGTTCTGCAGAGCTGCCACGGCCGCTACCCAGTAGGGCTGCTCCAGTCCCGAGTCGCTATGCCGACCGTGGGCTGCCTTCACCATGCTAAGGGGCTTCTTTTTGTTCACACTCCACAGGGAGACAGAGCTGGAGGGAGGACGAGAGAAAGCTTTTTAGACTAATGAAAACATTTGTAACGAACCATTCCCTCACTCACAAAGCGGTTGCAGAACTGCTACAGAGGTGAAGTACGACGACACCTAGTGGAGTATAAATCCACATTTACCCATCGTCAGCGCCTGTTATCATGTGTTCCTCGTTAATGAGCTGGATACAGTCGATGGAGcccctgagagagaaagagcgaaaaTGAGTGGGAGGAGCAATACCAGTATGTCAACACACAAGGATAATAGACACTCGCTGAGAACAACAAAGACTAGGCCTATGCAGTGTTGTGAGACTGACTAACACAGAGGAGACCAGGGGGACTCACTCATGGCCATGGAACACTAGCTGGGACTCCTCAGCGATCTTCCACACCCTCACAGTGCGGTCCCTCCCCCCTGCAGTCACACAGCGCTCCCGACTCCCACTGTCCAGCCCTGTGATCACATCCTGGTGACCAAACCTAGGGAGACACATGGTCAATAAAACAAACACAAATCACATGCCAAAACATAGACATTACTATTCAGCTACTTACAGTGTTTCCACATAGGCATTTTCGTCCACGTTCCACACCTTGATGGAGCGGTCATGAGAGGCACTGTACAAGTCATGGGTGCCCCTCCTGAAGGATAGGCCCTGTGGAGGAGAGATGGCACTGGTTGTGAAGGTAAATATGAAAGGATGAGAAAGCAATGGGAGAAAGCAGATTGGAAAAAATAATACGGGAAGGTGTGAAAGGGAGTATATTTTACCGATACTGGGCCTCTATGTCCTGTGAACTTGTATAGGTGTTTACATGTTGCTGCCTCCCAGATCATGATCAACTTATTCATGTCTCCAGTAGCCAGGTATTTGCCATCCGATGATATAGACATACATAGGACATGGGACGTATGTCCCACATGGCGATCCTCTGTTCCTTTCCTCCCACCAGCTATCGTATGAAGTATCTTACCACTCTCAACATCCCCTGCAGTTAGAGAAGACAATGGGAGAATGCATGAGTAAGTTCACTTTGGCTGTGTTGCATTCTAGGTCACATGCAACTGATTTTGAACATTCTATTTCAGTACAACAAACCTATTTcagattattttggcaaagagagTAAACAAATATTCTCCAGACTCACATTTGATGATGGAGCAGTCTTTGGAAGCAGAAAATATGTGTTGGTCATCAGGAGAGATGACCAGACAGGTGACTGGCAGCTTGTGGCCCCTAAACAGACAAATCTCTGACACATCTGGTGGCAGGAGCTGGAGACCATGACAACATAGGGACACATGAAGAGGACTGACAACTTACGCTACGGGCCATAGAAAACTCATAGCACACCATGTTCCAATATCCATAGTAGTATACCACTTAGAATGCAAAATATACATAGTTTCGTTCTAAGTAGTAAAAGAGTGAATGATGGGCATGTGAATGATGGGCATGCACAGGGTGCTTTTATGGGAGACATCAAAACAAAGATACTCACATCTTTTGCAACCATCCGTTGGAGCTGTCCTTTTTGCTCAAGCTGAGGGGGGAAAATGAAATGTTAACTATGAGATAAATAGCAGCAACCAAACTCATGTGACATTTACTAGGGCTATACAAGCAACACAATGATGTAGCTAGTTACACTTACCACTTCTTCTTGAAGTCTTCCAGCAATCAGGTCCATCTCAAAGGACTCCTCCTCTGCCTTCTTTTCTTCTGTTGATAAGACATGACGAAGACAAACCAGTCAAGCATCAGATTAATGAAATGTCATTAAAACGTTGACGTTACCCATTTTAGGAGAGCTTTGTTGAAATTGATAATAGGTTTTTAGTAGCTCTTCCCTTACCCTCATCCCTCAATTGGTCGAGGTAAAGTTTAGCTAATCGTAGTTTTTTCTCTTGTGGGGTCTCATCAAACTCTTCTTCGACATTGGCCCTCCGTTTTCTGTGCAGTGAAAAACTACACAAAGAGATTGATTCAACGCATAGTTTGTCCACGCATACGCCTAAAAGGAAATCAGTTGGTTAGCCAACTTAGCTAGTTAGCCAACTACACTTCGAGTAAGTTAGCATACCCTTCTGTTTCAGAGTCGCTGGAGATTTCTTCATTGTGCTTTGAAATTAGTTTTTTCTTgagtttgtttcctgtgtctgtatcatTCTAATGCACCAACAAAAACAAATATCAACGATTAAAAGAAAGCTACGTGTTAGATAGCATTGTAATATGTAGATCGCAAACTAAGTGCTAGGCTAAGTGTAGTTAACGTTAGCTCCGTACCTTTCGTTTTGAACCTGCTGAATTCTCGTTCTTTTTGAAAACCTTTGGGGGTCCTTTTTTCTTTATAAAGAAAGACGACATGATAAGATTATATAGATTGAGTAACTATGAGGCACTGTTACAATCTTTACACTAGTTGGCACACATTTCGTCCACGGAAATCAACATTGCACCCACATGGGCTCTCGCTCTTCTAATTCAACCGAACTATGGACACCACAAATCATGTTTTAAAATAGAGGATTTAATTGGATAATATTGAGGCATCGGTTTGTCCCGCCCACAAGTACATAGCTCTCATTGGACAGTCGAGCAAGTAGGAACTAAAAGTCCAGATTTGATTGGCTGAGAATGCATTTAAACATCAGTACAAAAAGTATGCAGGGTAGGGTTGGGCATTCCGGCTCTTTTCAGTGAGCCGGCTCGTTcggcttttctctctcttctttattgccatgttataaccagcagcacacagcaatgctgaccatattttccttttatgagagatttgcattcagaaatgaaagctgcctcactttcgaggggctgatgcggtttcttctctcagtaaATATTTGTCCCATTTTCGAGAAGACCCTCTCAGAGGGAACGGATGTGGACATTATGcagagtctccctgtcatgactttagtaagtCTTGGGTATCTTCAAATCttcaatgaagtgacatgtaaccgacatgtaagaagtggttacccttgatgtctagcagtcagtggtaaggcaaactgcagtagctttttggactctttccCATACTGAATCCTGTGTGCTCTCGTACAGTTGTGGAATAAGTGATTTTGAAAGGGTTTTcctgcttggaattgtgtacattggatttagactattgCAATAATGTAtaaaacctctgtcctccacgatcgaaaatggctggaaatcggtggcaatcattttagccaatgcaatatcaatttggccttgttttgctacagacagactttggcataaactggtccatagaagactgcgttgctgtgggtcgcggagtaggcctacttgactgagtggatacgtctccacgtgtggaggtgcaggctccaccactatcactagcaggcccgctagtttctcgaagctctgctacagctagcttcacagttgggtgcacagttcGCATATGCCGGTGTAGGTTGTGCGTAGAAACGGCTTTATATGCGATTTTGATGTTACACAAAAATTCAAAAGGCagcttgaaaacttgattgctgactaGCAAAACATGTTGGgtctatgtcaacaatggacaaatgaaacaaataccaaaacatCGGTTTTGGGTGGAATTGTCCTTTAAGGATGCTTTCGTGAAAAAGTGTTTGATCACATCCAACTACGTTGATCATTTTAATTGGCTGATATGGAATTTGTTACCGGATATAATCAAGGTGCTCAGCTGGTCGTACTTAGCATAGGGCCTATTTGGTCAGGTTTGCCTATGCGAAAAGCTAGCCATTTAATACCAAAGGTCTGAACCTCGGGTCTAAGCAAAAGTTTGCGAGTATTACTCTCTTCTCTAATACGTTGACAGAGATGAAC
Coding sequences:
- the LOC129843499 gene encoding U3 small nucleolar RNA-interacting protein 2-like isoform X1, which translates into the protein MSSFFIKKKGPPKVFKKNENSAGSKRKNDTDTGNKLKKKLISKHNEEISSDSETEGFSLHRKRRANVEEEFDETPQEKKLRLAKLYLDQLRDEEEKKAEEESFEMDLIAGRLQEEVLEQKGQLQRMVAKDLLPPDVSEICLFRGHKLPVTCLVISPDDQHIFSASKDCSIIKWDVESGKILHTIAGGRKGTEDRHVGHTSHVLCMSISSDGKYLATGDMNKLIMIWEAATCKHLYKFTGHRGPVSGLSFRRGTHDLYSASHDRSIKVWNVDENAYVETLFGHQDVITGLDSGSRERCVTAGGRDRTVRVWKIAEESQLVFHGHEGSIDCIQLINEEHMITGADDGSVSLWSVNKKKPLSMVKAAHGRHSDSGLEQPYWVAAVAALQNSDTVASGSHNSKVQLWKCGQGFRHLEPLFSIPVNGFVNSLKFSSSGKFLVAGVGQEHRLGRWWRLKDAKNGLYIIPLKRQQPEQEEVNGEKNGD
- the LOC129843499 gene encoding U3 small nucleolar RNA-interacting protein 2-like isoform X2, whose protein sequence is MSSFFIKKKGPPKVFKKNENSAGSKRKNDTDTGNKLKKKLISKHNEEISSDSETEGFSLHRKRRANVEEEFDETPQEKKLRLAKLYLDQLRDEEEKKAEEESFEMDLIAGRLQEEVLEQKGQLQRMVAKDLLPPDVSEICLFRGHKLPVTCLVISPDDQHIFSASKDCSIIKWDVESGKILHTIAGGRKGTEDRHVGHTSHVLCMSISSDGKYLATGDMNKLIMIWEAATCKHLYKFTGHRGPVSGLSFRRGTHDLYSASHDRSIKVWNVDENAYVETLFGHQDVITGLDSGSRERCVTAGGRDRTVRVWKIAEESQLVFHGHEGSIDCIQLINEEHMITGADDGSVSLWSVNKKKPLSMVKAAHGRHSDSGLEQPYWVAAVAALQNSDTVASGSHNSKVQLWKCGQGFRHLEPLFSIPVHIRFPLL